The region GCACTGCGCCCTcatcaatgcagccagccccccgacACTATGTACACCCCACACCTGAAACTGCTGCACTGCGCCCTCATCACTGCAGCCAGCCCCCCGACACTATGAACACCCCACATTTGATACTGCTGCACTGCGCCCTCATCACTGCAGCCAGCCCCCGACACTATGTACACCCCACACCTGATATTGCTACACTGCTCCCTCATCACTGCAGCCAGCCCCCCGACACTATGTACACCCCACACCTGATACTGCTGCACTGCGCCCTCATCATCACTGCAGCCAGTCCTGGCACCATTTTAGCCTCATGCCCGATACTGCTGTCCGGTCCCAGCACCATCTACACCGCATGAGTGCAGTAAAGTGCCACCTGGGAGCCGCTGTAAATATTTCATAATGGAGCCTACACTATAATGTTCCCATCACGTCCTTCCTTTCTTGAGGAGATGATCTACAGGCGCCTCGTAATGTTATTAATCTAAACCTCTCCAGATGTCACCCAATGATGGGGGTAGCAGTCCGACAACTACAGTGTTCAGAATGGGGTCCTGAAGCTCCTGACACCCACACAGTGTCGAAACTAGAAACCAGAGCGCAGGCGGTGTCATGTACCCAGCACACGCTCGTAGTGTAGAACGTCAGCAGTGAACCCTCCTCCAGACAATGTACCCCAAAACTATTTATTAAAATCACCCTATGAAATCCAgtcatggtctgtgtgtaatgtgCAGTCAGCGAGGGGGAAAGAGAGAGCGACGGTGCGATGCCAAAAAGTGAGATACTCATCTCTGCATGTACCACGTGGCATAAGCATCCGCAGCATGCATACCCTGGTATACAGCCCCCTCTACAGGTGTCACCCTGGTATACAGCCCCCTCTACAGGTGTCACCCTGGTATACAGCCCCCTCTACAGGTGTCACCCTGGTATACAGCCCCCTCTACAGGTGTCACACTGGTATAGAGCCCTCTACAGGTGTCACCCTGGTATACAGCCCCATCTACAGGTGTCACCCTGGTATAGAGCCACGTCTACAGGTGTCACACTGGTATAGAGCCCCATCTACAGGTGTGACACTGGTAAACAGCCCCCTCTACAGGTGTCACCCTGGTATACAGTCACGTCTACAGGTGTCACACCGGTATACAGCCCCATCAACAGGTGTCACCCTGATATAGAGCCattcagtccaacagaaatattccacctggaattctgtaaacgccttctccaggtccatcggagcacctccaacagtgcctctcgggctgagctgggcagattccctctgcacctagcagtcctgaagagggcactgtccttccaggctcacctagagtagcaacccaagctcccatcaccataaagccctgctacatataggtggtccccACAAACCAGGACCCCGGAACATCTCGCCCAAACCCAACGTGACCGAACTGTCAACCAAAACAATCTGACAAAAGCCACAATCAGGAAGATGGTAGAGGAGGGACAGGAGAAGTATGTCAGTGTCTGGAGGAACGAGAtcagcagctcacagaaactgatcatgtaccggagtctacagagagactacagactggccccatatctggagaaactctcggaccccagagatcgcaagatcctgagccgatatagactcagtgcccacaatctggccatcgaggtcggccgacacagacagagctacaagcccagggaggacagattgtgcctacactgtgacctggaggccctggaggatgagacccacttcctgctacactgctccaaatactcagcagtgaggcacactcacttcaggagactatcCGATCTCTTCCTGGATTTcagcaccatgaaggaggaagagaaaacatatatcctgctgggagaagaagagagagcagtggagatagcagcccagtatgtgagcgcttgccatagactgcgagaaagacaaccatgatatgccatggacttccttagcCCCCACCCTGTACCCCATCCATCGTTCCCGCAGTACCCACCCATTATCCCCACAGCCCCTACTCCCTATTGTAcacgtgctttggcaaaactaatgtttatttggtcctgccaataaagcttctttgaatttgagCCCCTCCACAGGTGTGACACTGGTATACAACTCCCTCTACAGGTGTCACCCTGGTATACAGCCCCCTCTAAAGGTGTCACCCTGGTATAGAGCCTCCTCTACAGGTGTCACCCTGGTATACAGCCCCCTCTATAGGTGTCACCCTGGTATAGAGCCCCCTCTACTGGTGTCACACTGGTAGAGCCTCTTGTACAGGTGTCACACTGGTATACAGCCCCCTCTACAGGTGTCACCCTCGTGTAGAGCCCCTTCTACAGATGTCACCCTGGTGTAGAGCCCCCTCTACAGGTATCACACTGGTATAGAGCCCCTTCTACAGATGTCACCCTCGTCTAGAGCCCCTTCTACAGGTGTCACCCTGGTATAGAGCCTCTTCTACGGGTATCACACTGGTATAGAGCCCCTCTACTGCTGTCACCCTGGTATAGAGCCCCCGCTACAGGTGTCACCCTGGTAAAGAGCCCCTCTACGGGTGTCACCGTGGTATAGCGCACCCTCTACAGGTGTCACACTGGGACTGCGCACATTCGAGGTGCATAAGCCCCATCACTCATACATCTCTCTGTGCTCACATTCACTTCACCATCACATATAGAAGAATCAGAGGTGAaattctcctttattgccttctgcTGATATCGGGGGGCACATAGTAAATGGGTGGGACCTGGTGTTTTACAATATATACAATGAAACCATCAGGATGTGATGCCGCATATCGAGGGGCTGTGCCATGGCCGGTgattccccctctctctccccattTCTAATGCCTTCCTATGAAGACGTCTCTTCCAACCTCTAGTGATCTCAGTGGGGTCTCCTGGGCCCGCCCGGTGGTGCGGGGACCTGTAGGGCTCTGTCTCTGCTGCGCAATTTATTTCTGTGCTGGAATCAAGTCATCAATGGATCCTCCTTTCTCCAGCTTCTTCTCCATCTCAACCATCAGCTTCACACCATCCACCACCATCTGGACCTGGTCCACCTCGGAGAAGCCCAGTCTGTCAGCATTGGAAATGTCAAAGGTGCCTCCGACGGCGGCAGTGTCGACTCCAcctgtgaagagagaagatggaggTGAGAGCCGTGAATGGGACACTCAGTCCAAGATGCGAGCAGCTACAGAGTCCGCTCTGCTTCATTAGTACTCAGCTAGAGTTATGGATACTGACTGACATACTACGGGCGTTATTCACCCTGTGTATGAACCAGTATGGGGCCCCATCGTTCCTGTGTACAAACCAGTATGGGGCCCCATCTTCCTCTTGTATGAACCAGTATGGGGCCCATCCTCCCTGTGTATGAGCCAGTATGGGGCCTGATCTTCCCTTTATATGAACCTGTATGGGGCCCGTCTTCCCTTTATATGAACCTGTATCGGACCCCATCTTCCCTGTATATGAACCTGTATGTGGCCCCATCTTCCCTTTATATGAACCAGTATGTGGCCCTATCTTCCCTTTATATGAAGCTGTATGGGGCCCCATCTTCCCTGTATAGGAACCTGTATGAGGGCCCATCTTCCCCGTATATGAACCAGTATGTGGCCCCATCTTCCCTGGATATGAACCTTTACGTGGCCCCATCTTCCCTTTATGTGGACGAGTAGGCGGCCCCATCCTCCCTTTATATGAACCTGTATGGGGCCCCATCTTCCCTGTATATGAACCTGTATGTGGCCCCATCTTCCCTGTATATGAACCAGTATGTGGCCCCATCTTCCCTTTATATGAACCTGTATGGGGCCCCATCTTCCATGTGTATGAGCCTGTATGAGGGCCCATCTCTGTCTATGAACCTGTATGAGGGCCCATCTTCCCTGTATATGAACCTGTATGGGGCCCCATCTTCCCTGTATATGAACCTGTATGTGGCCCCATCTTCCCTGTATATGAACCTGTATGGGGCCCCATCTTCCCTGTATAAGAACCTGTATGAGGGCCCATCTTCCCTGTATATGAACCTGTATGGGgcctcatcttccctgtatatgaaCCTGTATGGGGCCCCATCTTCCCTGTCTATGAACCAGTATGTGGCCCCATCTTCCCTGTATATGAACCTGTACGGGGCCCCATCTTCCCTGTATATGAACCTGTATGTGACCCCATCTTCCCTTTATATGAAGCTGTATGGGgcctcatcttccctgtatatgaaCCTGTATGTGGCCCTATCTTCCATGTGTATGAGCCTGTATGGGGCCCCATCATCCCTTTATATGAAGTTGTATGGGGCCTCATCTTCTCTGTATATGAACCTGTATGGGGCCCCATCTTCCATGTGTATGAGCCTGTATGAGGGCCCATCTTCCCTGTCTATGAAACTGTATGAGGGTCCATCTTCCCCGTATATGAACCAGTATGTGGCCCCATCTTCCCTGTATATGAACCTGTATGGGGCCCCATCTTCCCTGTATATTAACCTGTATGGGGTCCCATCTTCCCTGTATATGAACCTGTATGTGGCCCCATCTTCCCTTTATATGAACCTGTATGTGGCCCCATCTTCCATGTGTATGAGCCTGTATGAGGACCCATCTTCCCTGTATATGAACCTGTATGAGGGCCAATCTTCCCTGTCTATGAACCTGTATGAGGGCCCATCATCCCTGTCTATGAACCTGTATGGGGCCTCATCTTCTCTATATATGAACCTGTATATGAACCTGTATGGGGCCCCTTGTTCCCTGTGTATGAGCCAGTATCGGGCCCCATCTTCCCTGTATATGAATCTGTATGGGTCCCATCTTCCCTGTATGAGGGCTTATCTTCCCTGTATATGAACCAGTATGTGGCCCCATGATCCTCTTATATGAACCAGTACGGGGCCCCATGATCTTCTTATATGAACCACTATAGGGCCCGATCATCCTCTTACATATACCTGTCCCGAGGATGACTGGACAGTAGTTGAAAAACCACACTCACCAGTGCCTCTCTTTTGTAGACGGAGTCTGGTCAGGATCTCCTCGAATTTGGCGTGCTTGCTGAGGTTGGGGAGTTTGACGTGAACACCCCCCCTGAGACCTGTGCCCAGGTTGGATGGGCAGGTCAGGATGTAACCAAGATGCTCGCTCCAGCTGAAGGGATGTCCAGCGGCCTTGAAGATCTCCTCAATCTGTGACGGATAACCAGAGGTGAGACCAGAAGCCATAAATCATGTGTTTGTAAAGGAGAATGGAAGTTTTCGTCTTACCTTTTGGAGACCAACACAGAAGCGTTGGAAGACCTCCTTCATGTTACCACCCTTCTGCATGGAAATAACTCTCAGATGGTCCTCTTCATTCACCCAGACCAAGAAAGTCTTGTTATCATTGTGCCTGGAAGCGATGAGGATACAATGAGCCTTTGTGGCCAGAAGTCCTCCCTGATCTGACGGGGCAACTATAGAACGGCCACTGATGAGACACAGGTGTCCAGACAAGGTAGGCAACACATGCCGGTACCATCTATGTTTCTGGAAGCCTTCACATATGGGGCAGAATGACAACGAGCAGCCACCAAACAAATCCTGTCCCCAAGCAGCTATTTAATGACCTGGATTGTCTCCCAGACGAGCTGTGCAGTCACGTACCAGATACCGCGGGCATCGGGCCAGTCACGAGCCATGCCAGCAGCCAGAAGCAAGGGAGACACAGGCTTGTCAAACAGGAAGTGGTCATCAATGAGCAGCTGCTGCTCGGCGTCTGTCATGTCCTTCAGGGGATAGTATTTGCCCTTGAATTCTCCTGTCAGGCTGTTGAGAGCTGTGAAGAGAGATAGACATCATTTCGGTGGCCACAGGCTAGCTATGAGCACACACTGTGACCCACCATCCCCTGATCACTTACCCTGGATGGACAGCTTCTCAATGGCGCGGCGCTCACCGCGGCTGCAGTGGGGGGGCAGGGTGTATCCCTTGATGCTGCGACCAGTCCTCACACGGCTGCTCAGGACGTAGTTTGGGTCCAGATCATCACCTCCCTGAAAAGACAAGCAGCCGATTCAGTTTGTGGCCTCTTCTCGCTCCCTCTCCAGCTTCTCCATCAACTGGACTTCATAAAATTGGGGATTTTATGGGGCATAAAATGCTAAAAGGCAGTCAGTCCTGTGCTGCCGCATTATAGGATTATAACGCCCGGAGCTGGACATATTGTACCGTACAGCCACCGCAGCTTCTTACCTTCAGGTTGCTGAAGTTGAGGTCAGTCTTGTGCTTGTCTGTGGGCTTGTAGCCGTTGTGACGATCCTCAATGACTGGGTCCAACAGATCCTTGAACACTTCGTAGGATTCTTCATCTCCAGCAACGCAGCCGACAGTCATAATGAAAGGGTGTCCTGAAGTGGGAGGGGGAAGAAGTCAGATGTGTGAGCTCCTGGGACCTGGTGGAATCCTATTCTACTACTGCTACATTAGAGGCTCATCCTGGGTGAATCCTGAAGGAAGATTTCACCTCTATCCTGTGACATTATCTCCATGCTGTAACAGGACACTACATCTTCTACATCTGACAGATACAACCTTTATTGTTATCTAGTCTTATCCTCCTGTCACTACCAAAGGTGCAAGCTTCAGTTCCATGacagcagctctggatgtgactgcatTATAAGACCTGGTGGAACTCAAGAAGAGTAGAAGCGATTTCTAAAAAGACTTAAGTAATGCAACAAACTAGCAGACCCGTCTTCTTCCAGATTTATTATGTTTAACACATGTTTTAGTGCTTTCATGTCTAGAAAATAGGTGACTTAAAGGGATTCTTGTATGGGATATGCTGGGTGCACCCTGAGCATTGCCAAAAAGCTCATTTCACAGATCCACTCTCGGATTTTGCATGCCCGCCACCTTCACTGATGATTGACAGCGTGGCCGTGCCTGGAGCTCAGGCTCAAGCCAAGTCAGTACTCTGTCAATCACCAGCGAGGGTGGCGGGTCAGGCCAAATCAGTGAGCAGAACGTAGCTCAACCAAGAGGTGGCATACAGAAATAAAAAGTCTCCCATCTTATCTAGCAAGCTGAACAACATCTATCATTCTTCGAGCACCTCTGGGATAAATTTGGCCCATGGTCTCTAAGTGGTAGACAGTGATAAATCTGTCCATCACGGAGCAGGGTCTGGGAGCCCTGGTCGGCCCTTGGTCTCAGGGTTGAGGACCCTCCTTACTGCTCTTGGTCCTGCACGGTGTGGGATGCCTATAAACCAGAACAGTACAACTCACCAGGGTTGTCCACACCGGTCTGGATGACATCGTCAAGGGTGAAGCCGCTGGGTGTCTGCTTGTCTCTGAGCTTCTTGTAGATGTCAAGAGTCAGGGCTTTGGCCATGTGGTTGTTGTGTTTGCTGAGGTCGGGAAATTCCTCCTCCACTGAATAGTTCAGCTTAAAGTTGTTGTGGGTGTTTCCGAAAGGCATGGTGAGAGTTCGGGCTGGACCTGCGGAAAGGAAGGGTTAGTGCAGGTCGGTGAATGGAAGGGAGCGGGAGAGGCTGGGTAGAGATCCACAAAGTTCTATTAGTAAAACGACCTGGTGCATTTTGGGCACCCGGCGCCCCCCCCCTGGCAGCTGCACAGGAGTACGTGAGACCCTTCACTCTTTGTAGTAGCCGGAGGGTCATGTTATGTAACAGTTGTGGTGTAGAGTGTCACCCAGTGCGCGAGTTCCCCCACAAGTGCCACGGTATCCGTGCAGTGACAGCACATTCTCAGTATATATAGACCTCTCAGCCAGCTGACAGGTGGTGGCAGCTGGTGACAGGAGATGGGCAGGAGAGGCTGGTTCCGGGTGGGGGGTGCAAGGGGGTCTTAAATGGTGGTAAACAGCAAGAGGTTTGGGGTGGGGTTCTGGTAACTCCCCCAACTATTAAATTCTCCCATAAGAGGCAGCAGGAACATTGAGATGGAGAAGTCTCAAGTCATAGGCAGAACATGCTCTACAGTGGAAGTGGCAGGTTCTGCAGTGGCGTTGGAGTGCTCTGCAGTGGAACTTGTGACAGGTTCTGCAGTGGAAGAGACAAGTTCTGCAGTGGAAGTGACATGTTCTGCAGTGGAAGTGACATGTTCTGCAGTGGAAGTGACATGTTCTGCAGTGGAAGTGACATGTTCTGCAGTGGAAGTGACATGTTCTGCAGTGAAAGTGACATGTTCTGCAGTGGAAGTGACATGTTCTGCAGTGGAAGTGACATGTTCTGCAGTGAAAGTGACATGTTCTGCAGTGGAAGAGACAAGTTCTGCAGTGGAAGAGACATGTTCTGCAGTGGAAGTGACATGTTCTGCAGTGGAAGAGACAAGTTCTGCAGTTGAAGAGACAAGTTCTGCAGTGGAAGTGACATGTTCTGCAGTGGAAGTGACATGTTCTGCAGTGGAAGAGACAAGTTCTGCAGTGGAAGTGACATATTGTGCAGTGGAAGTGACGTTCTGCAGTGGAAGAGACAAGTTCTGCAGTGGAAGTGACATGTTCTGCAGTGGAAGAGACATATTGTGCAGTGGCGGTGGAGTGCTCTGCAGTGGGGGTGAAATGCTCTGCAATATTATTCTTTTTTCAGGATGTAGGAATAGAAAATGCTCTGCAGGTCAGGGTTAGGTGTAATGTAGTAGATGATGTAGAGGTAAATGTGGATCTTTGTGTTGAAGCGAGGTCTAATGGCGGGTCCGCTCTGCAGCCAGTGTCGGGGTTAGTGATAGTTACTATTGGGGTTGGCAGAGCAGTTAGTGTTGGTGCATTTTTGGGGTTGGTGCAGCAGTTAGTGATTCGGACAAGGGTCGGTAGTGGAGGGTGTTAGCTGTGCAGTCAGTGCTGGGGTTGGGGCATGGGTTGGTGGTCTGCAGTGCAGGGTGCCGGTGATAGCTTTGCAGTCAGTGCTGGGGTTGGGGCATGGGTTGGTGGTCTGCAGTGCAGGGTGCCGGTGTTAGCTTTGCAGTCAGTGCTGGGGTTGGGGCATGGGTTGGTGGTCTGCAGTTCAGGGTGCCGGTGTTAGCTGTGCAGTCAGTGCTGGGGTTGGGGCATGGGTTGGTGGTCTGCAGTGCAGGGTGCCGGTGTTAGCTTTGCAGTCAGTGCTGGGGTTGGGGCATGGGTTGGTGGTCTGCAGTGCAGGGTGCCGGTGTTAGCTTTGCAGTCAGTGCTGGGGTTGGGGCATGGGTTGGTGGTCTGCAGTTCAGGGTGCCGGTGTTAGCTTTGCAGTCAGTGCTGGGGTTGGGGCATGGGTTGGTGGTCTGCAGTGCAGGGTGCCGGTGTTAGCTTTGCAGTCAGTGCTGGGGTTGGGGCATGGGTTGGTGGTCTGCAGTGCAGGGTGCCGGTGTTAGCTTTGCAGTCAGTGCTGGGGTTGGGGCATGGGTTGGTGGTCTGCAGTGCAGGGTGCCGGTGTTAGCTTTGCAGTCAGTGCTGGGGTTGGGGCATGGGTTGGTGGTCTGCAGTTCAGGGTGCCGGTGTTAGCTTTGCAGTCAGTGCTGGGGTTGGGGCATGGGTTGGTGGTCTGCAGTGCAGGGTGCCGGTGTTAGCTTTGCAGTCAGTGCTGGGGTTGGGGCATGGGTTGGTGGTCTGCAGTGCAGGGTGCCGATGTTAGCTTTGCAGTCAGTGCTGGGGTTGGGGCATGGGTTGGTGGTCTGCAGTTCAGGGTGCCGGTGTTAGCTTTGCAGTCAGTGCTGGGGTTGGGGCATGGGTTGGTGGTCTGCAGTGCAGGGTGCCGGTGTTAGCTTTGCAGTCAGTGCTGGGGTTGGGGCATGTGTTGGTGGTCTGCAGTTCAGGGTGCCGATGTTAGCTTTGCAGTCAGTGCTGGGGTTGGGGCATGGGTTGGTGGTCTGCAGTGCAGGGTGCCGATGTTAGCTTTGCAGTCAGTGCTGGGGTTGGGGCATGGGTTGGTGGTCTCAGTGCAGGGTGCCGGTGTTAGCTTTGCAGTCAGTGCTGGGGTTGGGGCATGGGTTGGTGGTCTGCAGTGCAGGGTGCCGATGTTAGCTTTGCAGTCAGTGCTGGGGTTGGGGCATGGGTTGGTGGTCTGCAGTTCAGGGTGCCGGTGTTAGCTTTGCAGTCAGTGCTGGGGTTGGGGCATGGGTTGGTGGTCTGCAGTGCAGGGTGCCGGTGTTAGCTTTGCAGTCAGTGCTGGGGTTGGGGCATGTGTTGGTGGTCTGCAGTTCAGGGTGCCGATGTTAGCTTTGCAGTCAGTGCTGGGGTTGGGGCATGGGTTGGTGGTCTGCAGTGCAGGGTGCCGGTGTTAGCTTTGCAGTCAGTGCTGGGGTTGGGGCATGGGTTGGTGGTCTGCAGTTCAGGGTGCCGGTGTTAGCTTTGCAGTCAGTGCTGGGGTTGGGGCATGGGTTGGTGGTCTGCAGTGCAGGGTGCCGGTGTTAGCTTTGCAGTCAGTGCTGGGGTTGGGGCATGGGTTGGTGGTCTGCAGTGCAGGGTGCCGGTGTTAGCTTTGCAGTCAGTGCTGGGGTTGGGGCATGGGTTGGTGGTCTGCAGTTCAGGGTGCCGGTGTTAGCTGTGCAGTCAGTGCTGGGGTTATTATCGGTGCCGGGATTCATGCAGAATTTGATCTACAGTAGGTGACGGTGTCAGGTTTGGGGTTGGTGTCTGCTACCTGTTGGTGCAGGTTGGGGTTAATGTTGGATCAAGGCTCGCTCTGCAGTCAGTGTTTCTCTGTTGGACAGAAGAGCACTGTTTGCAGTATTCGGGGGCTGCACCCCCTCGATGTCCATCTTACTTTGTAAATCTGCAGGTTCCTGTTAATTTTGTAATAAAAGTAGTTATGAAGTTCTGCAGCTTTCTGTGTCCTCTCCGGCCACAAAGCATTAAGTAGTGGATGTCCCTGGCaagaaaggggttaagaagcatTACCTGTTGTAGAGACGGAGCAAACTTCAGGGTGACCCATCAGTCTGTCCCCAAATCCCCCAATATATAATGGTCAGAGCCGCCCTATTGGCCACAGCGGAGAGGTGTGAAGCGCGTCACAGTGATGTCATCAGGGCGGCCACGATCTGATTGGCTGCTGCTCTGCCTGTGAAGATGCCTTTATCTGGAGGAGAAGAGCTCAGCTTACAGGGAGTTATTATTAGAGGGGACAGTGGGGGGGAGCTCCCCTGCAGGGTAATATCTCCACAGAGGATGCCCACTCTGTCACCTTGCAGGGGTACAAGAGAGCTGGGGCCACTGGGGGGCTCATGTGCTGATACCTTCTGGGTTACATGTTAGAGAGGGGGCTGATAACTGCGAGCAGAAAATATCCATGCAATTAACATTGGCAGTATTAATGGCACTGGCATGATGCCAACCCAAAGAGATGACAATCTACATGAGGCCTGTGCACACCGATAACAATAGTGCAGGCAGCTTCAACTAAAACCTCTGGAAGTGAGGCCCTAAACACATACACCCTGCAGGGCCACATAATACCAGGGCCTAAGGGACTGACCGCAACCTCTCTGGGGACAGAGAACCTCCTCATTAGCATTGTGGCCCCGTCACACTCCATCCTGCTATATACCGGTAGCTAATGTGGTACCTACCATAGAGCAGGCCTAGTGACTGCAGAGAGGGCCCGAGCCACA is a window of Ranitomeya variabilis isolate aRanVar5 chromosome 2, aRanVar5.hap1, whole genome shotgun sequence DNA encoding:
- the CKM gene encoding creatine kinase M-type — protein: MGHPEVCSVSTTGPARTLTMPFGNTHNNFKLNYSVEEEFPDLSKHNNHMAKALTLDIYKKLRDKQTPSGFTLDDVIQTGVDNPGHPFIMTVGCVAGDEESYEVFKDLLDPVIEDRHNGYKPTDKHKTDLNFSNLKGGDDLDPNYVLSSRVRTGRSIKGYTLPPHCSRGERRAIEKLSIQALNSLTGEFKGKYYPLKDMTDAEQQLLIDDHFLFDKPVSPLLLAAGMARDWPDARGIWHNDNKTFLVWVNEEDHLRVISMQKGGNMKEVFQRFCVGLQKIEEIFKAAGHPFSWSEHLGYILTCPSNLGTGLRGGVHVKLPNLSKHAKFEEILTRLRLQKRGTGGVDTAAVGGTFDISNADRLGFSEVDQVQMVVDGVKLMVEMEKKLEKGGSIDDLIPAQK